In the Verrucomicrobiia bacterium genome, one interval contains:
- a CDS encoding class II fructose-bisphosphate aldolase, whose protein sequence is MSLSLTQMRANCSKARAAMERAQHEHFALGAFNLDNQDILKAVMHAAKNKNAPLMVEVSHGEVEALGLDNIRDMVDNYKEEFGTEVYVNLDHSPSVAAAIAGIEAGYEFIHIDISQARKDATVEEIITETRQIVDYARLTGAMIESEPHYFGGGSNLFTKAFDYEEVKKTFSTPDSARDFVDATGIDTFAAAIGNLHGKYPVPKKLDIDLLREIRAAIDCNISLHGGSGTPGHYFIEAVKVGVTKVNINSDMRVAYRKTLEQVLDDNPHEFAIVKLMDEVIESVRLVVESKIDMFNAAGKAQP, encoded by the coding sequence ATGTCATTATCTCTTACTCAAATGCGGGCCAACTGTAGCAAAGCCCGGGCTGCTATGGAGCGTGCCCAGCACGAACATTTCGCCTTGGGCGCCTTCAACCTAGACAACCAAGACATCCTGAAGGCAGTCATGCACGCTGCCAAAAACAAAAATGCACCGCTGATGGTAGAAGTCAGCCATGGCGAGGTAGAGGCTTTGGGTCTCGATAATATTCGCGATATGGTGGACAACTACAAGGAAGAATTTGGCACTGAGGTTTATGTCAATCTAGATCACAGCCCTTCAGTCGCCGCTGCCATCGCCGGCATAGAGGCTGGCTATGAGTTCATCCATATAGACATCAGCCAGGCCCGTAAGGATGCCACCGTAGAAGAGATCATCACCGAAACCCGGCAGATCGTAGATTACGCCCGCCTTACCGGGGCGATGATAGAGAGCGAACCGCACTACTTTGGCGGCGGTTCCAACCTATTCACCAAAGCCTTTGACTACGAAGAGGTCAAGAAGACATTCAGTACCCCGGACAGTGCACGTGATTTTGTAGATGCTACTGGCATAGACACCTTTGCTGCGGCTATAGGCAACCTACACGGCAAGTATCCAGTACCCAAGAAACTCGATATCGACTTACTGCGTGAGATTCGGGCAGCCATAGACTGCAATATTTCGCTGCATGGTGGCAGCGGTACACCCGGGCACTATTTTATAGAGGCCGTGAAAGTAGGCGTCACCAAGGTCAACATCAATTCCGACATGCGCGTGGCTTATCGCAAGACACTAGAGCAAGTACTAGACGACAACCCGCACGAGTTTGCCATCGTGAAGCTCATGGACGAAGTTATAGAATCTGTGCGGCTGGTGGTAGAAAGCAAAATAGATATGTTTAATGCGGCTGGCAAAGCCCAGCCATAG